A stretch of the Campylobacter concisus genome encodes the following:
- the atpC gene encoding ATP synthase F1 subunit epsilon encodes MDKLHLEIVTPQGQIFNDDVSSVVLPGSEGEFGVLPNHASLISLLKAGIIDIEDKHKKHDVVAINWGYAKIDEGKVVILADGAVYVSGNSESELANSLEAARNLIESMSSDTNAFAATISKMENVVRAR; translated from the coding sequence ATGGATAAATTACATTTAGAGATCGTAACTCCTCAAGGTCAGATATTTAATGATGACGTGAGTAGTGTAGTGCTTCCAGGTAGCGAGGGTGAGTTTGGTGTTTTACCAAACCACGCCTCATTAATATCTCTTTTAAAAGCAGGTATTATAGATATAGAAGATAAGCATAAAAAGCATGATGTAGTTGCTATTAACTGGGGCTATGCAAAGATCGATGAGGGCAAAGTAGTTATACTAGCTGACGGTGCAGTCTATGTCTCTGGCAATAGTGAAAGTGAGCTTGCAAATTCATTAGAAGCTGCTAGAAATTTAATAGAGAGTATGAGTAGTGATACAAATGCTTTTGCAGCAACTATATCAAAAATGGAAAATGTAGTGAGAGCAAGATAA
- a CDS encoding MotA/TolQ/ExbB proton channel family protein, whose protein sequence is MGGIDIFLNYIQRSSFITIIVLTWLSIYFIVSFTILFSRMAGIGAWQKREQNALEALLMGAKNIPNDSSLKKCASGRISKEKLNVCISIAEKNATSGLTWLSVIASTSPFIGLFGTVVSILETFSQLGNGGGSSLGIIAPAISEALVATGCGIFVAIPAYTFNLLIKRKAYELMSVIERQADVMIALKKDDETL, encoded by the coding sequence GTGGGCGGAATAGATATATTTTTAAATTACATTCAAAGAAGTAGTTTTATTACAATTATAGTTTTAACTTGGTTGTCAATATATTTTATAGTTAGTTTTACAATTCTTTTTTCAAGAATGGCTGGCATAGGGGCTTGGCAAAAACGCGAGCAAAATGCGCTTGAAGCACTACTTATGGGCGCTAAAAATATACCAAATGACTCATCTTTAAAGAAGTGCGCAAGTGGTAGAATTTCGAAAGAAAAGCTAAATGTTTGCATAAGCATTGCCGAAAAAAATGCTACAAGTGGGCTTACATGGCTTAGTGTAATAGCTTCTACTTCTCCATTTATCGGTCTTTTTGGAACCGTTGTTTCTATTTTAGAGACATTTTCACAGCTTGGAAATGGCGGAGGTTCATCACTTGGTATTATCGCTCCAGCTATTTCAGAAGCGCTTGTCGCTACTGGATGCGGAATTTTTGTTGCTATCCCAGCATATACATTTAACTTGCTTATAAAAAGAAAAGCTTACGAACTAATGAGCGTTATCGAGCGTCAAGCTGACGTTATGATAGCACTTAAAAAAGATGACGAGACGTTATAG
- a CDS encoding biopolymer transporter ExbD: MALKFDDETPELNITPLVDIMLVLLAILMVTMPTITYQEDITLPDGSKAKTSTSKQKDLIVSINAQGQVRIDQSTMSLAELPDNIALMSAKYDKTSPIYIKADKNLKYDDVMFVLKTLKGAGFNKVALETNG; the protein is encoded by the coding sequence ATGGCTCTTAAATTTGACGACGAAACACCAGAGTTAAACATAACGCCTCTTGTTGACATCATGCTTGTTTTGTTGGCTATTTTAATGGTTACAATGCCAACTATAACATATCAAGAAGATATAACATTGCCAGATGGCTCAAAGGCAAAAACATCTACGTCTAAACAAAAAGATCTTATAGTGTCTATAAATGCACAAGGACAAGTTAGAATAGATCAAAGTACAATGAGCCTTGCTGAACTTCCAGATAACATTGCACTAATGAGTGCAAAATATGACAAAACCTCGCCTATATACATAAAGGCTGATAAAAATTTAAAATACGATGATGTTATGTTTGTATTAAAGACTTTAAAAGGTGCTGGTTTTAATAAAGTAGCTTTAGAGACAAACGGTTAA
- a CDS encoding TonB C-terminal domain-containing protein gives MSNKVKFPTLSSFFVAFCIYIIIVLALFIKLTFFSEPPKKYTDDKDAIMDVVMVDREVDQTIKAPKQAKEVVKETKPEPKKESEEDKQETTNKPVVPDEPLPTPSLPTPPKEEPKPEPKKPEPKPEIPKPSEEPKEDVKPEPKPEPKPTPKPVEKPKPKEPNIKDLFSDIDSTKLKKDDGIKKAENKVQSRKKSEASSSKAAKEASDIIKSLKIDQNPTAPKSQMTGTYDPLMGAITKQIQRRWQSYKADSANLAKVKVMIDQSGNFSYEILELSYNEEFNAKVRECLEKLTAEKFPFNPDKSTTFNLNLEDKIN, from the coding sequence ATGTCTAATAAAGTTAAATTTCCAACGCTTAGTTCGTTTTTTGTAGCGTTTTGCATTTACATTATCATTGTGCTTGCTTTGTTTATAAAGCTTACTTTTTTTAGCGAACCTCCTAAAAAATATACTGATGACAAAGATGCTATTATGGACGTAGTTATGGTTGATAGAGAAGTTGATCAAACCATAAAAGCGCCAAAACAAGCAAAAGAGGTCGTAAAAGAGACAAAACCAGAACCTAAAAAAGAGTCAGAAGAAGACAAACAAGAGACTACAAATAAACCTGTTGTGCCAGATGAGCCATTACCAACCCCAAGCTTGCCAACTCCTCCAAAAGAAGAGCCAAAACCTGAGCCTAAAAAACCAGAACCAAAGCCTGAAATCCCAAAACCTAGTGAAGAGCCTAAAGAGGATGTCAAGCCAGAGCCAAAACCAGAGCCTAAACCTACGCCAAAGCCAGTTGAAAAGCCAAAACCAAAAGAGCCAAATATAAAAGATCTCTTTAGTGACATAGACTCGACTAAGCTTAAAAAAGATGATGGTATAAAAAAGGCTGAAAATAAAGTGCAAAGTCGCAAAAAAAGCGAGGCTTCTAGCTCAAAAGCTGCAAAAGAGGCTAGCGACATCATCAAGAGCTTAAAGATAGATCAAAACCCAACAGCTCCAAAGTCACAAATGACCGGCACTTATGATCCGTTGATGGGTGCTATAACAAAACAAATTCAAAGAAGATGGCAAAGCTATAAAGCCGACTCTGCAAACCTTGCCAAAGTAAAAGTCATGATAGATCAGAGTGGAAATTTTAGCTATGAAATTTTAGAGCTATCGTATAATGAAGAGTTTAATGCAAAGGTTAGAGAGTGCCTGGAAAAGCTTACTGCAGAGAAATTTCCATTTAATCCAGACAAAAGTACTACTTTTAATTTAAATTTAGAAGATAAAATAAACTAA
- the tolB gene encoding Tol-Pal system protein TolB, whose amino-acid sequence MKKIFLFLCVALGLYAADATISVINQGVALPKIALQDATTAVSDAGFKDKFFKIMLGDLKVSSDFEVIEDHVPSTYEGTAATNTMSDKGVELIFRYALEGSMGSPLTLRVKLIDAKTATTRYERVYNMPDGAKYPFLAHKSIVELTNELNLPPVGWMEKFIILAKYTSARQSSIIVADYTLTYQKTIVSGGLNIFPKWAGADQSKFYYTSYVNNRPTLFRYDLNSGTKTKIIDSMGMLIASDVSKDGSKILLTMAPKDQPDIFIYNTGSKKLTQITNYPGIDVNGNFVDNDSRIVFVSDRLGYPNIFATPATSGGSVEQMVFHGKNNNSVSTFENYVVYSSREASGGFNIYLISTQTDFIRQLTANGKNNYPRFSSDGQSVVFIKELGGQSSLGVVRLNENRSFQFPLKVGKIQSIDW is encoded by the coding sequence ATGAAGAAAATTTTTCTTTTTTTGTGCGTTGCTCTAGGGCTTTATGCTGCTGACGCGACCATATCTGTTATAAACCAAGGTGTTGCTTTGCCAAAGATAGCTTTGCAAGATGCAACTACAGCTGTTAGTGATGCAGGCTTTAAAGATAAATTCTTTAAGATCATGCTAGGCGACTTGAAAGTTAGCTCAGACTTTGAGGTTATCGAAGATCACGTGCCTTCAACATATGAGGGAACAGCAGCTACAAATACAATGAGCGACAAAGGTGTTGAGCTTATCTTTAGATATGCTCTTGAAGGTTCTATGGGCTCACCTCTTACTTTAAGAGTAAAACTCATCGACGCAAAGACTGCAACTACAAGGTATGAGAGAGTATATAACATGCCTGATGGTGCTAAATATCCGTTTTTGGCACACAAAAGTATTGTTGAGCTAACAAATGAGCTAAATTTACCACCAGTTGGCTGGATGGAGAAATTTATTATCCTAGCAAAATACACTTCGGCTCGCCAAAGCTCTATTATAGTGGCTGATTATACACTTACTTATCAAAAGACGATCGTAAGTGGCGGTCTAAATATCTTCCCTAAATGGGCAGGCGCTGATCAGAGTAAATTTTACTATACATCTTATGTAAATAACAGACCAACTTTGTTTAGATATGATCTAAATTCAGGCACTAAAACAAAGATAATAGATAGTATGGGTATGCTTATAGCATCTGATGTTAGCAAAGATGGAAGTAAAATTCTATTAACTATGGCTCCAAAGGATCAACCAGATATTTTCATCTATAATACAGGTAGCAAAAAATTAACTCAGATCACAAACTATCCAGGCATTGATGTAAATGGAAATTTCGTAGATAATGATAGCAGAATAGTTTTTGTCTCAGATAGACTTGGATATCCAAATATCTTCGCAACACCTGCAACTTCAGGCGGAAGTGTTGAGCAAATGGTATTTCATGGCAAAAACAATAACTCAGTAAGTACTTTTGAAAACTATGTAGTTTATTCAAGTAGAGAGGCTAGTGGTGGCTTTAATATCTATCTAATCTCAACTCAGACTGATTTTATCCGTCAGCTTACAGCAAATGGTAAAAATAACTATCCAAGATTTTCAAGTGATGGTCAAAGTGTCGTATTTATCAAAGAACTTGGCGGTCAAAGCTCACTTGGTGTTGTTAGATTAAATGAAAACAGAAGTTTCCAATTTCCATTAAAAGTAGGTAAAATTCAATCTATTGATTGGTAA
- a CDS encoding OmpA family protein yields the protein MKKVVLASVAVATLLLSGCSSKNPEVDMNANSNQSADNSGSMSDADRLAALIANIESQVKSVYFDFDKFNIKADQQGVVSSNASVFNQADAQALSIKVEGNCDEWGTDEYNYALGLKRAKSAKDALVRNGVSADRIAVVSFGESNPVCTDKTKACDAQNRRADFKVLP from the coding sequence ATGAAAAAAGTAGTTCTAGCAAGTGTTGCAGTTGCAACTTTATTGTTGAGCGGTTGTAGCTCTAAAAACCCTGAAGTTGATATGAATGCAAATTCAAATCAATCTGCAGATAACTCAGGTAGCATGAGTGATGCTGATAGATTAGCAGCTCTTATCGCTAACATCGAGAGCCAAGTTAAAAGTGTATACTTTGACTTTGATAAATTTAATATCAAAGCTGACCAACAAGGTGTTGTTAGCTCAAATGCATCAGTATTTAACCAAGCTGACGCTCAAGCTCTTTCTATAAAAGTAGAAGGTAACTGCGACGAGTGGGGTACAGATGAGTATAACTATGCTCTTGGTCTAAAACGTGCTAAAAGTGCTAAAGACGCTCTTGTAAGAAATGGCGTTAGCGCTGATAGAATCGCTGTAGTAAGCTTTGGCGAAAGCAACCCAGTTTGTACAGACAAAACAAAAGCTTGCGACGCTCAAAACAGACGTGCAGATTTCAAAGTACTTCCTTAA